In Nocardioides sp. JS614, the sequence AGCAGCGGCAGCGTCAACCCGGCGACCGGCGTCACCGCGCTGAGCGGGTCGGTCCCCGCCGGCGGTCACTATCTCGTCCAGCAGGCCGCCGGAGCCGGTGGCACGACCGCGCTGCCGACGCCGGACGCGACCGGGTCGATCGCCATGAGCGGCTCGGCCTTCACCGTCTGGCTCGCCAGTGGCACCACCGCGCTGAACCCGACCGCCGACGGCACCGCCGTACGCGACGGGATCGTCGACCTGGTCGGCGTCAACAGCAACACCTTCGAGACCGCCAAGGCCGCGGTGCTGAGCAACACCACCTCCAGCAGCCGCACCGCGCCCGACAACGACAACAACGCGGCCGAGTTCACGGCGGGTGCCCCGGACCCGCAGAACAGCAGCGGTGGCACCACCGAGCCGCCGGCCGAGCCGACCGCCGCCACCATCGCCGAGATCCAGGGCACCGGAGACACCTCGCCGCTGGTCGGGGAGACGGTCGTGACCGAGGGCGTCGTGACAGCGGCGTACCCGAGTGGCGGCTACAACGGCTTCTACCTCCAGACGCCGGGCACCCCGGACACGCCGGGAGCGTCCGACGCGGTCTTCGTCTACGGCTCCGCCGCGACCGCGACCGTCGCGATCGGCGACAGCGTCGAGGTGACCGGCGACGTCAGCGAGTTCAACGGCACCACCGAGATCTCGGCGGCCGCAGCCGACGTCGTCGACCTGACCGACCCGCTGGGCACCGTCAGCCCGCTCGACGTGCCGTGGAGCGAGCTGGACACCGCGGCCGAGAAGGAGTCGCACGAGGGCGAGCTGGTCACCCCGCAGGGTGCGTTCACCGTCAGCGACAACTACGACACCAACTTCTACGCCTCGTTCACCCTCGCCGCCGGCGACCACCCGCTGGTCCAGCCGACCGACGTCGTCGACGCCCAGGACACCGCCGCGGTCGCCGCGGTCCAGGCCGACAACGCCGCCCGCACGATCACCCTCGACGACGGCGCCAGCATCAACTTCAACTCGAGCGCGAACAAGGGCATCCCGCTGCCGTGGCTCTCGCAGGACAACCCGGTCCGCATCGGCTCGGCGGTCACGTTCCACCAGCCGCTGGTGCTGGAGTACCGCAACAGCATGTGGAACCTGCAGCCCACCAGCCAGGTGACCGGCGCGGGGACCGACGTTGCGACCTTCACCAACACGCGCACGGCCGCCCCCGAGGCGGTCGGCGGCGACATCCGGCTGGCGACGTTCAACGTGCTGAACTACTTCCCGACCACCGGTGCCGACTACGAGGCGGCCGGCCTGGGGACCTGCACCTACTACAACGACCGCGCCGGCAACCACATCACCGTGAACCGGTGCGGCACCGACGCGTCGCCCGGTCCGCGCGGAGCGGCCGACGACGTCAACCTCCAGCGGCAGCAGGCCAAGATCGTCGCGGCGATCGACAACCTGGGCGCCAGCATCGTGTCGCTCGAGGAGATCGAGAACTCGGTGAAGTTCGGCCTGGACCGCGACTACGCCGTCTCGACGCTCGTCGACGCCCTCAACGCAGCGGCCGGCTCGGGCGTCTGGGCGTACGCGCCCTCGCCGGACGCCGCCGACCTGCCGACGGTCGCCGAGCAGGACGTCATCCGCACGGCCTTCATCTACAAGCCGGCCGACGTCTCGCTGGTGGGTCCGTCGCACGTGCTGACCGGGTCGGCGGCCTTCGCCGACGCGCGT encodes:
- a CDS encoding ExeM/NucH family extracellular endonuclease — encoded protein: MSTTSRTSRRGLAVVATLAAAATGITLAPLPAAQAASTGLVISEVYGGGGNSGATYTNDFIELYNPTSAPISVNGMSVQYRSSGSVNPATGVTALSGSVPAGGHYLVQQAAGAGGTTALPTPDATGSIAMSGSAFTVWLASGTTALNPTADGTAVRDGIVDLVGVNSNTFETAKAAVLSNTTSSSRTAPDNDNNAAEFTAGAPDPQNSSGGTTEPPAEPTAATIAEIQGTGDTSPLVGETVVTEGVVTAAYPSGGYNGFYLQTPGTPDTPGASDAVFVYGSAATATVAIGDSVEVTGDVSEFNGTTEISAAAADVVDLTDPLGTVSPLDVPWSELDTAAEKESHEGELVTPQGAFTVSDNYDTNFYASFTLAAGDHPLVQPTDVVDAQDTAAVAAVQADNAARTITLDDGASINFNSSANKGIPLPWLSQDNPVRIGSAVTFHQPLVLEYRNSMWNLQPTSQVTGAGTDVATFTNTRTAAPEAVGGDIRLATFNVLNYFPTTGADYEAAGLGTCTYYNDRAGNHITVNRCGTDASPGPRGAADDVNLQRQQAKIVAAIDNLGASIVSLEEIENSVKFGLDRDYAVSTLVDALNAAAGSGVWAYAPSPDAADLPTVAEQDVIRTAFIYKPADVSLVGPSHVLTGSAAFADAREPLAQGFKATGAPDADAFLVIVNHFKSKGSGVDDGTGQGNANPDRIAQAEALSDFAIQVAAGLDTDAVFLTGDFNSYTQEDPLQVLYGAGYDNLESTTDPEETTYSFDGLAGSLDHVLASPAAAAMVTGVDIWNINADESIAFEYSRYNYNATDFYAPGPYRASDHDPEVVGIDLPVIGPVASTVTAEDVTVVFSKERAEIPVSVTADHVVPTGEVTILDGDQVLGTATLTDGSAVVVLPKKALKRGTHVLTVAYSGDQAVAAGSTTVTVRVTNPAGH